From Juglans regia cultivar Chandler chromosome 6, Walnut 2.0, whole genome shotgun sequence, the proteins below share one genomic window:
- the LOC109017737 gene encoding probable L-ascorbate peroxidase 6, chloroplastic/mitochondrial isoform X2 has protein sequence MAERLALTLSPLPSQSSPAMASFFGTHAAAASSSIVPNTSAAAPSTRLTFSSSSSSTSLASLRFLRSSPPVSHLFLNSKKRLLVPLVSKRGLSAAVTPKCAASDPDQLKGAREDIKAILKANFCHPILVRLGWHDAGTYNKNIQEWPQRGGANGSLRFEIELKHAANAGLVNALKLIQPIKDKYPGVTYADLFQLASATAIEEAGGPKIPMKYGRVDVTAPTDCPEEGRLPDAGPPSPADHLREVFYRMGLSDKEIVALSGAHTLGRSRPERSGWGKSETKYTKDGPGAPGGQSWTVQWLKFDNSYFKDIKQRRDEDLLVLPTDAVLFEDPSFKVYAEKYAEDQEAFFKDYAEAHAKLSNLGAKFDPAEGIVINDGSSESAPEKFVASKYSSGKD, from the exons ATGGCAGAGCGTCTGGCACTGACACTGTCACCACTGCCATCCCAATCTTCACCCGCCATGGCTTCTTTCTTCGGCACCCACGCCGCCGCCGCCTCTTCTAGCATTGTCCCCAACACCTCCGCCGCTGCCCCTTCAACCAGACtcactttctcttcttcttcttcttccacttctcTCGCCTCTCTCAGATTCCTCAGATCCTCTCCTCCCGTCTCTCATCTCTTTCTCAACAGCAAg AAACGATTGCTGGTGCCTCTCGTATCGAAGAGAGGTCTGAGCGCCGCGGTTACTCCGAAATGCGCGGCCTCCGATCCCGACCAGTTGAAGGGTGCCAGAGAGGATATTAAAGCGATCCTCAAGGCCAACTTTTGCCATCCTATTCTG GTTCGCTTGGGTTGGCATGATGCTGGTACTTACAACAAAAACATTCAGGAATGGCCACAAAGAGGTGGAGCTAATGGGAGTTTGAGATTCGAGATTGAGCTCAAACATGCGGCTAATGCTG GTCTCGTAAATGCATTGAAGCTTATTCAGCCTATCAAAGATAAGTACCCTGGTGTGACATATGCAGACTTGTTTCAGTTGGCCAGTGCTACTGCAATTGAG GAAGCCGGGGGCCCCAAAATCCCTATGAAGTATGGAAGAGTGGATGTCACAGCACCTACAGATTGCCCAGAAGAAGGGAGGCTTCCTG ATGCTGGTCCCCCTTCACCTGCTGATCATCTACGAGAAGTTTTCTACAGAATGGGGTTAAGCGATAAG GAAATAGTTGCATTATCTGGTGCGCACACGCTGGGAAGGTCAAGACCTGAACGCAGTGGTTGGGGCAAGTCGGAGACAAAGTACACG AAAGATGGGCCTGGAGCACCAGGAGGACAGTCCTGGACAGTGCAATGGCTGAAGTTTGATAATTCCTACTTCAAG GATATCAAACAAAGAAGGGATGAAGATTTACTGGTGTTGCCAACTGATGCTGTTCTTTTTGAAGATCCATCATTCAAG GTATATGCCGAGAAATATGCTGAGGATCAGGAAGCATTTTTCAAGGATTATGCTGAAGCCCATGCAAAACTCAGCAACCTTGGAGCAAAATTTGATCCTGCAGAG GGTATTGTGATTAATGATGGTTCCTCAGAATCTGCACCAGAGAAGTTTGTGGCATCAAAGTACTCGTCTGGGAAG GATTAA
- the LOC109017737 gene encoding probable L-ascorbate peroxidase 6, chloroplastic/mitochondrial isoform X1: MAERLALTLSPLPSQSSPAMASFFGTHAAAASSSIVPNTSAAAPSTRLTFSSSSSSTSLASLRFLRSSPPVSHLFLNSKKRLLVPLVSKRGLSAAVTPKCAASDPDQLKGAREDIKAILKANFCHPILVRLGWHDAGTYNKNIQEWPQRGGANGSLRFEIELKHAANAGLVNALKLIQPIKDKYPGVTYADLFQLASATAIEEAGGPKIPMKYGRVDVTAPTDCPEEGRLPDAGPPSPADHLREVFYRMGLSDKEIVALSGAHTLGRSRPERSGWGKSETKYTKDGPGAPGGQSWTVQWLKFDNSYFKDIKQRRDEDLLVLPTDAVLFEDPSFKVYAEKYAEDQEAFFKDYAEAHAKLSNLGAKFDPAEGIVINDGSSESAPEKFVASKYSSGKKELSPSMKQKIREEYEAFGGSPDKPLPTNYFLNIIIVIAVLAVLSSLVVN; the protein is encoded by the exons ATGGCAGAGCGTCTGGCACTGACACTGTCACCACTGCCATCCCAATCTTCACCCGCCATGGCTTCTTTCTTCGGCACCCACGCCGCCGCCGCCTCTTCTAGCATTGTCCCCAACACCTCCGCCGCTGCCCCTTCAACCAGACtcactttctcttcttcttcttcttccacttctcTCGCCTCTCTCAGATTCCTCAGATCCTCTCCTCCCGTCTCTCATCTCTTTCTCAACAGCAAg AAACGATTGCTGGTGCCTCTCGTATCGAAGAGAGGTCTGAGCGCCGCGGTTACTCCGAAATGCGCGGCCTCCGATCCCGACCAGTTGAAGGGTGCCAGAGAGGATATTAAAGCGATCCTCAAGGCCAACTTTTGCCATCCTATTCTG GTTCGCTTGGGTTGGCATGATGCTGGTACTTACAACAAAAACATTCAGGAATGGCCACAAAGAGGTGGAGCTAATGGGAGTTTGAGATTCGAGATTGAGCTCAAACATGCGGCTAATGCTG GTCTCGTAAATGCATTGAAGCTTATTCAGCCTATCAAAGATAAGTACCCTGGTGTGACATATGCAGACTTGTTTCAGTTGGCCAGTGCTACTGCAATTGAG GAAGCCGGGGGCCCCAAAATCCCTATGAAGTATGGAAGAGTGGATGTCACAGCACCTACAGATTGCCCAGAAGAAGGGAGGCTTCCTG ATGCTGGTCCCCCTTCACCTGCTGATCATCTACGAGAAGTTTTCTACAGAATGGGGTTAAGCGATAAG GAAATAGTTGCATTATCTGGTGCGCACACGCTGGGAAGGTCAAGACCTGAACGCAGTGGTTGGGGCAAGTCGGAGACAAAGTACACG AAAGATGGGCCTGGAGCACCAGGAGGACAGTCCTGGACAGTGCAATGGCTGAAGTTTGATAATTCCTACTTCAAG GATATCAAACAAAGAAGGGATGAAGATTTACTGGTGTTGCCAACTGATGCTGTTCTTTTTGAAGATCCATCATTCAAG GTATATGCCGAGAAATATGCTGAGGATCAGGAAGCATTTTTCAAGGATTATGCTGAAGCCCATGCAAAACTCAGCAACCTTGGAGCAAAATTTGATCCTGCAGAG GGTATTGTGATTAATGATGGTTCCTCAGAATCTGCACCAGAGAAGTTTGTGGCATCAAAGTACTCGTCTGGGAAG AAAGAGCTGTCGCCGTCTATGAAGCAAAAGATTCGAGAAGAGTATGAAGCATTTGGTGGAAGCCCAGATAAGCCTCTACCGACTAACTATTTcctcaatattattattgtgattGCTGTTTTAGCAGTTTTGTCATCACTAGTTGTGAACTAG